In Haloarchaeobius litoreus, the following are encoded in one genomic region:
- the cyoE gene encoding heme o synthase: protein MDRDLPRQLWSLVKPRIVALLCVTGLFALLAAGGGPPSVVVGFVVAGGLIAASSAALNCWYDRELDRHMDRTADRPLPSGALDHRVALVFAVGLFVVGSAVGLATLPPGAVGYMWLGVAAYVGLYTVGLKRRHWTGVVLGGSAGSFPVLAGWTAIAPLSVEAVVMAAVVFAWTPAHAWALAHVYRSDFAAAGVPTLPVVADEAVVRRVVWYSVWATLVVAAALVPFAGLLYSVTLAVAGGAFLLGYRGFRHTGGDPEAVRAFFTSNLFLATLFVAWGVSGVVPGADTALAAIAVVAVPALFVGLWNARPALRGVRAEPGHEWRPVVRALVDELPVVLREYVRDNDHPRPTDNSNR, encoded by the coding sequence ATGGACCGGGACCTCCCGCGACAGCTCTGGTCGCTCGTCAAGCCCCGCATCGTGGCACTGCTCTGTGTCACGGGGCTGTTCGCGCTGCTGGCGGCAGGCGGCGGCCCGCCGAGCGTCGTCGTCGGCTTCGTCGTCGCGGGCGGGCTGATTGCGGCGAGTTCGGCCGCATTGAACTGCTGGTACGACCGCGAGCTCGACCGCCACATGGACCGGACCGCGGACCGGCCGCTCCCCAGCGGTGCACTCGACCACCGGGTCGCACTGGTGTTCGCCGTCGGCCTGTTCGTCGTCGGGAGCGCGGTCGGGCTGGCGACGCTCCCCCCCGGCGCTGTCGGCTACATGTGGCTCGGCGTCGCCGCCTACGTCGGGCTCTACACCGTCGGGCTGAAGCGCCGGCACTGGACCGGCGTCGTCCTCGGCGGCTCCGCCGGCTCGTTCCCCGTGCTCGCCGGCTGGACGGCCATCGCGCCGCTCTCGGTCGAGGCCGTCGTCATGGCGGCGGTGGTGTTCGCCTGGACGCCGGCCCACGCCTGGGCGCTCGCCCACGTCTACCGGTCGGACTTCGCGGCCGCCGGGGTGCCGACGCTGCCGGTCGTCGCCGACGAGGCGGTGGTCCGCCGGGTGGTGTGGTACTCCGTCTGGGCGACGCTCGTGGTCGCAGCAGCGCTCGTCCCGTTCGCCGGCCTGCTCTACTCGGTCACGCTGGCGGTCGCCGGGGGTGCGTTCCTCCTCGGCTACCGCGGGTTCCGGCACACCGGGGGCGACCCCGAGGCAGTTCGTGCGTTCTTCACGTCGAACCTGTTCCTGGCGACGCTGTTCGTCGCCTGGGGCGTCTCCGGCGTCGTCCCGGGGGCCGACACGGCGCTCGCGGCTATCGCCGTCGTCGCCGTCCCGGCGCTGTTCGTCGGGCTCTGGAACGCCCGGCCCGCGCTCCGGGGTGTCCGGGCGGAGCCCGGCCACGAGTGGCGGCCGGTCGTCCGCGCGCTGGTCGACGAGCTCCCGGTCGTGCTCCGGGAATACGTTCGGGACAACGACCACCCGCGTCCCACGGATAACTCCAACCGATGA
- a CDS encoding cytochrome C oxidase subunit II has product MDSPLDKPEGNWWNETINRRETLWIALSAGWAVTLFGWMIGWTEFGDQNNVGQTFSITPDEFQGKVSAFKDAAEQTDRGFVPAGDDVYVGALQWGWDGLPVVLEAGETYRFHLGSYDVQHGFSVRNEDNLSQQISLQILPDYEWVVEMSFDEPGTYHVVCNEFCGNGHRSMHSAIQVEE; this is encoded by the coding sequence ATGGACTCACCGCTCGACAAGCCGGAGGGGAACTGGTGGAACGAGACCATCAACCGGCGCGAAACGCTGTGGATCGCGCTCTCGGCGGGCTGGGCCGTCACCCTGTTCGGGTGGATGATCGGCTGGACCGAGTTCGGCGACCAGAACAACGTCGGGCAGACGTTCAGCATCACGCCCGACGAGTTTCAGGGGAAGGTCTCCGCGTTCAAGGACGCGGCCGAGCAGACGGACCGGGGGTTCGTCCCCGCCGGCGACGACGTCTACGTCGGCGCGCTCCAGTGGGGCTGGGACGGACTGCCGGTCGTCCTGGAGGCGGGTGAGACGTACAGGTTCCACCTCGGCTCGTACGACGTCCAGCACGGCTTCTCGGTGCGCAACGAGGACAACCTGAGCCAGCAGATCTCGCTGCAGATACTGCCCGACTACGAGTGGGTCGTCGAGATGTCGTTCGACGAGCCCGGCACGTACCACGTCGTCTGCAACGAGTTCTGTGGCAACGGGCACCGGAGTATGCACAGCGCCATCCAGGTGGAGGAGTGA
- a CDS encoding cytochrome c oxidase subunit I, translating to MFGLSTYDYDDDGFRRCSVTGLDIHRSAEDMVKLYGLTAILALAVGGVFAVFVALTRWELVGLLSPGDFYTYLSIHAWNLLIFWMVFMEIAILYVGGPFVLGRRLALPSLAKVGYVVMLAGAVTVNVAIWLTSYPNNAPLLTSYVPLESSWQFYLGALVFVLGAIIAALPFFATMWKEKRENPGDTLPLVAFGAFATSIIAFEALLGGVLTYGPALLWRLEILATLDSAFYRQMYWIIGHGSQQINLLAMITVWYFITHVVGGAEVASQKVSRTAFVLYLFFINMGAAHHLMSDPVVSTGWRMWNTSYAAYGAVLASMIHAFAIPAGLEAGRRAKGKGGGLFGWLWSGPWDDPGYSATILSIVLFGFLGGITGVMMGQMQLNMTWHNTLATPGHFHATVATGTTLAFMGLGYYVLRLVFGRDWALGPIAKIQPFLYGGAMGVTVVMMMYAGVLFGVPRRHPSVMDIPGTEFSFEAATPFFAVFGVGALVSITAGALFVVVALATLFTGDEFEGGPVGDLSRTVADGGEGTTEPLHEQSMRGTFVLTLVFFATFVVLTALNWYLLSNIWQIGP from the coding sequence ATGTTCGGACTCAGTACCTACGACTACGACGACGACGGCTTCCGCCGCTGCTCGGTGACCGGCCTCGACATCCACCGCTCGGCGGAGGACATGGTGAAACTGTACGGGCTGACGGCCATCCTGGCTCTCGCGGTGGGTGGCGTGTTCGCGGTGTTCGTCGCGCTCACGCGCTGGGAGCTCGTCGGGCTGCTCTCGCCCGGCGACTTCTACACCTACCTGAGCATCCACGCGTGGAACCTGCTCATCTTCTGGATGGTGTTCATGGAGATCGCGATCCTCTACGTCGGCGGCCCGTTCGTGCTCGGCAGGCGGCTCGCGCTCCCGTCGCTCGCGAAGGTCGGCTACGTCGTGATGCTCGCCGGCGCTGTGACGGTCAACGTCGCCATCTGGCTGACGAGCTACCCGAACAACGCGCCGCTGCTGACCTCCTACGTCCCACTGGAGTCGAGCTGGCAGTTCTACCTCGGGGCGCTCGTGTTCGTCCTCGGCGCGATAATCGCTGCACTGCCCTTCTTCGCGACGATGTGGAAGGAGAAGCGCGAGAACCCCGGCGACACGCTCCCGCTGGTCGCCTTCGGCGCGTTCGCGACCAGCATCATCGCGTTCGAGGCGCTGCTCGGCGGCGTGCTCACCTACGGGCCGGCGCTGCTCTGGCGGCTGGAGATACTCGCGACGCTCGACTCGGCGTTCTACCGCCAGATGTACTGGATCATCGGCCACGGCAGCCAGCAGATTAACCTGCTCGCGATGATCACCGTCTGGTACTTCATCACCCACGTCGTCGGCGGGGCCGAGGTCGCCAGCCAGAAGGTCTCCCGGACGGCGTTCGTGCTCTACCTCTTCTTCATCAACATGGGGGCGGCCCACCACCTCATGTCCGACCCGGTGGTCTCGACCGGCTGGCGGATGTGGAACACGTCGTACGCGGCCTACGGCGCGGTGCTGGCGAGCATGATCCACGCCTTCGCCATCCCCGCCGGGCTGGAGGCCGGCCGCCGCGCCAAGGGCAAGGGCGGCGGCCTCTTCGGCTGGCTCTGGAGCGGCCCGTGGGACGACCCCGGCTACTCCGCGACCATCCTCAGCATCGTCCTGTTCGGCTTCCTCGGGGGCATCACCGGCGTCATGATGGGCCAGATGCAGCTCAACATGACCTGGCACAACACGCTCGCGACGCCGGGCCACTTCCACGCGACGGTCGCCACCGGGACGACGCTGGCGTTCATGGGACTGGGCTACTACGTCCTCCGGCTGGTGTTCGGCCGGGACTGGGCGCTCGGTCCCATCGCGAAGATACAGCCGTTCCTCTACGGCGGCGCGATGGGCGTGACCGTCGTGATGATGATGTACGCGGGCGTCCTGTTCGGCGTCCCGCGCCGGCACCCGAGCGTGATGGACATCCCCGGCACCGAGTTCAGCTTCGAGGCGGCCACGCCGTTCTTCGCCGTCTTCGGCGTTGGCGCACTCGTCTCCATCACCGCCGGGGCGCTGTTCGTCGTCGTCGCCCTCGCCACGCTGTTCACCGGCGACGAGTTCGAGGGCGGCCCCGTCGGTGACCTGAGTCGGACCGTCGCGGACGGCGGAGAGGGGACGACCGAACCGCTCCACGAGCAGAGCATGCGCGGGACGTTCGTGCTGACCCTCGTGTTCTTCGCGACGTTCGTCGTGCTCACGGCGCTGAACTGGTACCTGCTCTCGAACATCTGGCAGATAGGCCCCTGA
- a CDS encoding 3-keto-5-aminohexanoate cleavage protein: protein MAYTDYLDREPVIVTAALTGGVHGKEANPNLPETPEEIGKAAAEAEAAGASVVHLHARTPNGERSFATERFQEVDDAVREYADDVVIQHSTGGTAAPAADRHLPLRTDPAPEMASLDMGPLNRYDHLTSENTRGMVDALHEEMVERGIKPELELFNDGHINEAHGLLARRDLAEPVYATLIFGGGTLTRPRPRNLLNAIDDLPDGAQFNTLGFGPHQLSFATLGVLLGGHVRVGLEDNVYYRRGELAESNAQLVERVVRVAEELGRPVASPAEAREILGL, encoded by the coding sequence GTGGCCTACACCGACTACCTCGACCGCGAACCGGTCATCGTCACCGCGGCGCTGACCGGCGGCGTCCACGGCAAGGAGGCGAACCCGAACCTCCCGGAGACACCCGAGGAGATCGGGAAGGCGGCCGCCGAGGCGGAGGCCGCCGGTGCGTCGGTCGTCCACCTCCACGCCCGGACGCCGAACGGCGAGCGGTCGTTCGCCACCGAACGCTTCCAGGAGGTCGACGACGCCGTCCGGGAGTACGCGGACGACGTCGTCATCCAGCACTCGACGGGTGGGACCGCCGCGCCCGCCGCGGACCGCCACCTCCCGCTCCGGACCGACCCGGCACCCGAGATGGCGTCGCTCGACATGGGCCCGCTGAACCGCTACGACCACCTCACCAGCGAGAACACCCGCGGGATGGTCGACGCGCTCCACGAGGAGATGGTCGAACGCGGCATCAAGCCCGAGCTCGAACTGTTCAACGACGGCCACATCAACGAAGCCCACGGGCTGCTGGCGCGCCGTGACCTCGCCGAGCCGGTCTACGCGACGCTCATCTTCGGTGGCGGGACGCTCACCCGACCACGCCCTCGGAACCTGCTCAACGCCATCGACGACCTGCCCGATGGTGCCCAGTTCAACACCCTCGGGTTCGGACCACATCAGCTCTCGTTCGCGACGCTCGGCGTACTCCTCGGCGGCCACGTTCGCGTCGGCCTGGAGGACAACGTCTACTACCGGCGTGGCGAACTCGCCGAGAGCAACGCCCAGCTCGTCGAACGCGTCGTCCGCGTCGCCGAGGAGCTCGGCCGCCCGGTCGCCTCGCCCGCCGAGGCGCGTGAGATACTCGGACTGTAG
- a CDS encoding iron-containing alcohol dehydrogenase family protein, with protein sequence MQHDASGDVRFEYDSPTLRLGRGSVADLGEELAAAGCERALVVCGSTVGQTDAVMEPVRAGLGDRLAGEFARTTPDKRLSNAYDGVAAMKRHDADALVAVGGGSSIDVAKVMSILREDDRAPDRVGAELAETGTISIPVGGLTPIFAVPTTLAGADLSQVAGITAHPSSSLVEEFVAGGVGDARLMPTAVVGDAELVATTPASVLAGSAMNGFDKGLETLYASTRTPVTDGTASHGLRLLAEHLPRLRSEGATPGVLEPVVEGITLVQYGISRPSETTLSVVHAFGHGLTRGYGVQQGVAHAVVVPHVLRYLFEHVDGRRELLAEALGVGDAAEPATAVVDAVTAVRDALDLPTRLRDVDGPEPEEFPAVAEAILGDSFMRNAPPGLDATREEVEAVVEAAY encoded by the coding sequence ATGCAACACGATGCTTCCGGCGACGTCCGCTTCGAGTACGACTCGCCGACGCTCCGGCTCGGGAGGGGTTCGGTCGCCGACCTCGGCGAGGAGCTCGCTGCGGCGGGCTGTGAGCGCGCACTGGTCGTCTGCGGCTCGACGGTCGGCCAGACCGACGCCGTGATGGAGCCCGTCCGGGCCGGCCTGGGCGACCGGCTGGCCGGGGAGTTCGCCCGGACGACACCCGACAAGCGGCTCTCGAACGCCTACGACGGCGTCGCAGCGATGAAACGCCACGACGCGGACGCGCTCGTCGCCGTCGGTGGCGGGAGCAGCATCGACGTGGCGAAGGTGATGAGCATCCTGCGCGAGGACGACCGGGCCCCCGACCGGGTCGGTGCCGAACTCGCCGAGACCGGCACCATCTCCATCCCCGTCGGTGGGCTGACGCCCATCTTCGCGGTGCCGACGACGCTCGCCGGGGCGGACCTCTCGCAGGTCGCTGGCATCACCGCACACCCGTCGTCGAGCCTCGTCGAGGAGTTCGTCGCCGGCGGCGTCGGGGACGCCCGACTGATGCCGACCGCCGTCGTCGGTGACGCCGAACTCGTCGCGACGACGCCCGCGTCGGTGCTCGCAGGGTCCGCGATGAACGGCTTCGACAAGGGTCTCGAGACGCTGTACGCGAGCACCCGGACGCCGGTGACGGACGGTACGGCGAGTCACGGCCTCAGACTGCTCGCCGAGCACCTGCCGCGGCTCCGGAGCGAGGGTGCGACACCGGGCGTGCTCGAACCCGTCGTCGAGGGCATCACGCTGGTCCAGTACGGCATCTCGCGCCCCTCCGAGACGACGCTCTCGGTCGTCCACGCCTTCGGTCACGGGCTGACGCGGGGCTACGGCGTCCAGCAGGGCGTTGCCCACGCCGTCGTCGTCCCGCACGTCCTCCGGTACCTGTTCGAGCACGTCGACGGTCGCCGGGAACTGCTCGCGGAGGCCCTCGGCGTCGGCGACGCGGCGGAGCCGGCGACCGCGGTCGTCGACGCCGTCACCGCCGTCCGGGATGCGCTCGACCTGCCGACCCGGCTCCGCGACGTCGACGGGCCGGAGCCCGAAGAGTTCCCGGCCGTCGCCGAGGCCATCCTCGGCGACTCGTTCATGCGAAACGCACCGCCGGGGCTCGACGCGACACGCGAGGAGGTCGAGGCGGTGGTCGAGGCGGCGTACTGA
- a CDS encoding DHH family phosphoesterase, with amino-acid sequence MSAATDLRELLADGEELTIVCHNNPDPDCLASALVLGRIAAEAGIDERRILYSGDISHQQNRAFVNLLEIDIQQFDPAVVHDRPAGSLLAFVDHSRPGVNNHVLEGTPVDVVIDHHPADGVEARFVDHREDVGATATILTEYVRELGTEVDDRMATALLFAIRRETLGFLRGATPAEYEAASYLHGLADRDLLRKLSSPSVSSATVDAIADAIDNRVVHGGVLLSHVGRTSERDALPQAADYLATLEGVDTTFVFGIVGESIQLSSRTTDSRVHVGEVLTDAFQEVGSGGGHREMAGAEIPLGIFADYTSDDELLVDIVESVVTARLLASLNIEPDDGDSEAEND; translated from the coding sequence ATGAGCGCAGCTACCGACCTCCGGGAGCTCCTCGCGGACGGGGAGGAACTGACCATCGTCTGCCACAACAACCCCGACCCCGACTGCCTCGCCAGCGCGCTCGTGCTCGGGCGCATCGCGGCCGAGGCGGGCATCGACGAGCGTCGTATCCTCTACAGCGGCGACATCTCCCACCAGCAGAACCGGGCGTTCGTCAACCTCCTTGAGATCGACATCCAGCAGTTCGACCCGGCTGTGGTCCACGACCGCCCCGCAGGGTCGCTGCTGGCGTTCGTCGACCACTCACGACCCGGCGTGAACAACCACGTCCTGGAGGGGACACCCGTCGACGTGGTCATCGACCACCATCCGGCCGACGGGGTCGAGGCGCGGTTCGTCGACCACCGGGAGGACGTGGGTGCGACCGCCACCATCCTCACCGAGTACGTCCGCGAGCTCGGGACCGAGGTCGACGACCGCATGGCCACCGCGCTGCTCTTCGCCATCCGCCGGGAGACGCTCGGCTTCCTCCGCGGTGCGACCCCCGCCGAGTACGAGGCGGCGAGCTACCTCCACGGCCTCGCGGACCGAGACCTGCTCAGGAAGCTGTCGAGTCCGTCCGTCAGCAGCGCGACCGTCGACGCCATCGCGGACGCCATCGATAACCGCGTCGTCCACGGCGGCGTGTTGCTCTCGCACGTCGGCCGGACCAGCGAGCGCGACGCGCTCCCGCAGGCCGCGGACTACCTCGCCACGCTGGAGGGCGTCGACACGACGTTCGTCTTCGGCATCGTCGGCGAATCCATCCAACTGAGCAGCCGGACGACCGACTCGCGGGTCCACGTCGGCGAGGTGCTCACCGACGCGTTCCAGGAGGTGGGCAGCGGCGGCGGCCACCGGGAGATGGCGGGTGCGGAGATACCGCTCGGCATCTTCGCGGACTACACGAGCGACGACGAGCTGCTGGTCGACATCGTCGAGTCTGTCGTCACGGCGCGACTGCTCGCGTCGCTGAACATCGAGCCGGACGACGGCGACAGCGAGGCTGAGAACGACTGA